From one Salinibacterium hongtaonis genomic stretch:
- a CDS encoding ABC transporter substrate-binding protein, whose product MILNSLRARRRIGVPVVAVAAVALLASCAASTDEAASSQDVIFALKEDPTCIDPQQVTVTTGLNVARQLVDSLLDQDPKTGELVPWLAESWTANDDLTSFDFTLRDGVTFSDGTELTADVVAANFDAAMQLGASASLVAQYLAGYTATTVNDESSFTVDFSAPNAQFLQGASTITLGIVSAETTTETPEARCQSIVGSGAFVLESYVQNDSLEIVKRTGYDWGSELRGHTGEAYADSITFPIITENGVRTGGLTSGEFDVIQDLPYIDESRFATDDYALYAAANPGVPNSLIANTSTGVLAEEAVRKAVMIGLDRGEINELTGSASGQAPTSVLTSTTPGYTSQAKAMEFDRDGAIDLLEEAGWVEGADGIREKAGQKLTATVTGFYAQDVLEAAQIQLKEIGFDLQLNMVTPGDFFGAIASGSYEFLGAGLTRTDPDVLRVLLSQEASSHWAIVDDAELEALLAEQATTADADARQAIIDDIQALVVDKAYVIPTLETIQLHASSSSVSGIVFDSASRVNLFDMKLS is encoded by the coding sequence GTGATCCTGAATTCCCTCCGTGCGCGTCGCCGCATCGGCGTGCCGGTTGTCGCCGTCGCCGCAGTTGCTCTGCTCGCCTCGTGTGCAGCGTCCACCGACGAGGCCGCATCCTCGCAAGACGTGATCTTCGCGCTCAAAGAAGACCCCACGTGCATCGACCCGCAGCAGGTCACCGTGACGACCGGGCTCAACGTTGCCCGCCAGCTCGTGGACTCGCTGCTCGACCAGGACCCCAAGACGGGCGAGCTGGTTCCGTGGCTTGCGGAGTCATGGACGGCAAATGACGACCTGACCTCGTTCGACTTCACGCTGCGCGATGGAGTCACTTTCAGCGACGGCACTGAGCTGACGGCGGATGTCGTCGCCGCCAACTTCGATGCCGCAATGCAGCTGGGTGCCAGCGCCTCGCTCGTTGCTCAGTACCTCGCGGGATACACGGCGACCACCGTGAACGACGAGTCGTCCTTCACCGTGGACTTCTCCGCCCCGAACGCCCAGTTCCTGCAGGGCGCATCGACCATCACGCTCGGCATCGTCTCCGCCGAGACGACGACAGAGACGCCAGAGGCCCGCTGCCAGTCGATCGTTGGCTCCGGTGCATTCGTGCTTGAGTCCTACGTGCAGAACGACTCGCTCGAGATCGTCAAGCGCACGGGCTACGACTGGGGCTCCGAGCTCCGCGGCCACACGGGCGAGGCATACGCCGACAGCATCACCTTCCCGATCATCACCGAAAACGGCGTTCGCACGGGTGGGCTCACCTCCGGTGAGTTCGATGTGATTCAGGACCTGCCCTACATCGACGAGTCTCGCTTTGCCACGGATGACTACGCTCTCTATGCGGCAGCAAACCCCGGGGTGCCGAACTCGCTCATCGCCAACACCTCCACGGGAGTTCTGGCAGAAGAAGCCGTTCGCAAGGCCGTCATGATCGGACTCGACCGCGGCGAGATCAATGAGCTCACGGGCTCCGCAAGCGGACAGGCGCCCACCAGCGTGCTGACCTCCACAACGCCCGGTTACACCAGCCAGGCAAAGGCCATGGAGTTCGACCGCGACGGTGCCATTGACCTTCTCGAAGAAGCCGGCTGGGTCGAAGGGGCCGACGGCATCCGCGAAAAGGCGGGCCAGAAGCTCACGGCAACGGTTACGGGCTTCTACGCTCAGGACGTGCTCGAGGCTGCGCAGATTCAGCTCAAGGAGATCGGCTTCGACCTCCAGCTGAACATGGTTACCCCCGGTGACTTCTTCGGTGCGATCGCCAGCGGCTCATATGAGTTCCTCGGTGCCGGTCTCACGCGCACGGACCCCGATGTGCTCCGCGTGCTGTTGTCGCAGGAAGCATCGTCGCACTGGGCGATCGTTGACGACGCAGAGCTCGAAGCGCTGCTTGCTGAGCAGGCAACAACGGCCGACGCCGATGCCCGCCAGGCGATCATCGACGACATCCAGGCTCTCGTCGTCGACAAGGCCTATGTCATTCCGACGCTCGAGACGATTCAGTTGCACGCATCGTCCTCGTCGGTAAGCGGAATCGTGTTCGACTCCGCATCGCGCGTCAACCTCTTCGACATGAAGCTCAGCTAG
- a CDS encoding amidohydrolase family protein, whose product MTAVITPRRVDNVAIWDGTAYVGVGSIEWAGDSISSVSASGDSPAEYSIIPGLVDTHVHLGAYAGEKKVDFASWPITTPGEERTLHIASNAIRAAKAGVTTLRDLAGDKHQLAASRAFDEGILAGPRVLVHGQVGMTAGHGDLFIPPHYPHRDPVADSPDECRKLVRQWARAGAHGVKIYTSGGVLSIGDRVGWRNQTDAEISTTIDEAHALSMPVAAHTHSSEGVDIALALGADSIEHGTGVVERHWPTLIERNIPIAPTLLINDRLANGTIPVSDEAREKAQEVVTERDTNFAGAGAAGLRFVLGTDANGSMVTFGDQLEEIRMMKTMFEWSAERALVSATSDAADVVGLGSKVGTLREGYGVDFIVIKGRPWENIDDLRSENIVAVVSRGVVISGELPL is encoded by the coding sequence ATGACTGCTGTCATTACCCCGCGCCGAGTCGACAACGTCGCGATCTGGGACGGCACCGCCTATGTGGGCGTTGGCTCCATCGAATGGGCAGGCGACAGCATTAGCTCGGTTTCGGCGAGCGGAGATTCGCCCGCCGAGTACAGCATCATCCCCGGACTCGTCGACACCCATGTGCACCTCGGGGCCTATGCGGGTGAGAAGAAGGTCGACTTCGCATCGTGGCCGATCACGACACCCGGCGAGGAGCGCACGCTCCACATCGCCTCCAACGCCATCCGGGCGGCGAAGGCCGGTGTCACGACGCTTCGCGATCTTGCGGGCGACAAGCATCAACTGGCTGCGAGCCGCGCGTTCGACGAGGGCATCCTCGCAGGGCCGCGAGTGCTCGTGCACGGGCAGGTCGGCATGACGGCAGGGCACGGCGATCTCTTTATCCCTCCCCACTACCCTCACCGCGACCCCGTGGCAGACAGCCCCGACGAGTGCCGCAAGCTCGTGCGACAGTGGGCAAGGGCTGGCGCCCACGGGGTGAAGATCTACACGAGCGGCGGGGTGCTCTCGATCGGCGACCGGGTGGGATGGCGCAATCAGACCGACGCCGAGATCAGCACCACCATCGACGAGGCTCACGCGCTCAGCATGCCCGTTGCCGCTCACACGCACTCGAGCGAGGGCGTGGATATTGCGCTCGCCCTCGGCGCGGACTCGATCGAGCATGGCACCGGTGTCGTCGAGCGTCACTGGCCCACCCTTATCGAGCGCAACATCCCGATTGCGCCCACGCTGCTCATCAATGACCGTCTCGCGAATGGCACCATCCCGGTCTCCGACGAAGCTCGGGAGAAGGCGCAGGAGGTTGTCACAGAGCGGGATACCAACTTTGCAGGCGCTGGTGCGGCCGGGCTCCGGTTCGTTCTCGGTACCGATGCCAACGGCTCTATGGTCACGTTCGGCGACCAGCTCGAAGAGATTCGCATGATGAAGACGATGTTCGAGTGGTCGGCGGAGCGTGCGCTGGTTTCTGCAACCTCGGATGCTGCGGATGTCGTGGGTCTCGGATCAAAGGTGGGCACCCTGCGCGAGGGCTATGGCGTTGACTTCATCGTCATCAAGGGTCGCCCCTGGGAGAACATCGACGATCTCCGCTCAGAAAACATCGTCGCCGTCGTCTCCCGCGGAGTCGTCATCTCTGGCGAACTGCCCCTGTGA
- a CDS encoding ATP-dependent Clp protease proteolytic subunit, which produces MEFTNFGHQAGGVARPAESRYILPTFEERTAYGYKRQDPYAKLFEDRIIFLGVQIDDASADDIMAQLLVLESQDPDRDIVMYINSPGGSFTAMTAIYDTMQYVRPQIQTVVLGQAASAAAVILAAGTPGKRLALPNARVLIHQPSAGDSGRGQASDIEIQAREILRMRGWLEETIAKHSNRTVEQVNKDIDRDNILSGHEALEYGLVDQVLTSRKNLPAAIVK; this is translated from the coding sequence ATGGAATTCACTAACTTCGGACACCAGGCCGGGGGCGTTGCTCGCCCAGCAGAGTCTCGCTACATCCTTCCCACCTTCGAAGAGCGCACGGCGTATGGCTATAAGCGTCAGGACCCCTACGCCAAGCTTTTCGAGGACCGCATCATCTTTCTCGGCGTGCAGATCGACGACGCTTCTGCGGATGACATCATGGCGCAGCTTCTCGTTCTCGAGAGCCAGGACCCCGACCGTGACATTGTCATGTACATCAACTCACCGGGTGGCTCGTTCACCGCGATGACGGCGATCTACGACACGATGCAGTACGTTCGCCCGCAGATCCAGACCGTGGTTCTCGGCCAGGCAGCATCTGCTGCAGCCGTAATTCTGGCGGCGGGTACTCCGGGCAAGCGGCTTGCGTTGCCCAACGCTCGCGTGCTCATTCACCAGCCCTCTGCCGGTGACTCGGGTCGCGGACAGGCCTCGGACATCGAGATTCAGGCCCGTGAGATTCTGCGGATGCGCGGCTGGCTTGAGGAGACGATTGCGAAGCACTCCAACCGCACGGTCGAGCAGGTCAACAAGGACATCGATCGCGACAACATTCTCAGCGGCCACGAGGCCCTTGAGTATGGACTCGTTGACCAGGTTCTGACCTCGCGCAAGAACCTGCCGGCGGCAATCGTCAAGTAG
- a CDS encoding ATP-dependent Clp protease proteolytic subunit, which translates to MAQPALVSSVFDQLLKDRIIWLGSEVRDDNANEICAKILLLAAEDPKRDIYLYINSPGGSITAGMAIYDTMKFVPNDIVTVGIGLAASMGQFLLSSGTKGKRYITPNARVLLHQPSGGFGGTAADIQTQAKVILDMKRRMAELTAEQTGKSIEQVIKDGDRDNWFTAQEALEYGFVDHLREFASDVAGGGGTDVAASEAEAKD; encoded by the coding sequence ATGGCCCAACCGGCATTGGTCAGCAGTGTTTTCGACCAACTCCTCAAGGACCGCATCATCTGGCTTGGCTCAGAGGTGCGCGACGACAACGCCAACGAGATTTGCGCGAAGATCCTTCTCCTCGCCGCAGAAGATCCGAAGCGTGACATCTACCTGTACATCAATTCGCCCGGTGGCTCGATCACCGCTGGCATGGCGATCTACGACACCATGAAGTTCGTGCCCAATGACATCGTCACTGTGGGCATCGGACTCGCCGCCTCAATGGGGCAGTTCCTGCTCTCATCCGGCACCAAGGGCAAGCGCTACATCACGCCGAACGCCCGCGTGCTGCTGCACCAGCCCTCCGGTGGATTCGGTGGTACTGCGGCCGACATCCAGACTCAGGCCAAGGTCATCCTTGACATGAAGCGCCGGATGGCGGAACTCACCGCGGAGCAGACCGGCAAGTCCATTGAGCAGGTCATCAAAGACGGCGACCGCGACAACTGGTTCACCGCGCAGGAGGCTCTCGAGTACGGCTTCGTGGATCACCTGCGTGAGTTCGCATCGGACGTCGCCGGTGGCGGCGGAACCGATGTTGCGGCCTCAGAAGCAGAAGCCAAGGACTAG
- a CDS encoding trans-sulfuration enzyme family protein yields MNQRPDKKNPATLGQLSQAVHAGNRVDEATGAVRTPLVLANSYALPEDPSSLSWSSSEATLYTRNGAVNQKLLQQKLALLDGAEDAVVLASGVAALHAVFFTTLHSGDHAIVADQTYEASFRLFSELLPERYGIEATFVDTSDLDAVRAAIKPNTKLIHVETVANPTTRVADVAALAEIAHAAGALLSVDSTFTPPPLARPILDGADFVIHSLTKYINGHGDAMGGSVAGSSELIGRIKADAMVDVGGVISPFNAWLITRGSVTLPLRLRQHVASAQKVAEFLASDGRVAYVAYPGLASHPQHELASRVLSGYGAMMAFAVKGDPDTQNRFVANLRVITSAVSLGHDESLIVHVGTAGERVAFYPEEFRTWGHLRLSVGLEDVDDLLADLRAALDATF; encoded by the coding sequence ATGAACCAGCGCCCCGACAAGAAGAACCCCGCAACCCTCGGCCAGCTGTCGCAGGCGGTGCATGCGGGAAACCGGGTGGACGAGGCAACGGGAGCTGTGCGCACGCCCCTAGTCTTGGCCAACTCGTACGCCCTGCCAGAGGACCCCAGTTCTCTGAGCTGGTCATCGTCGGAGGCGACGCTGTACACCCGCAATGGTGCGGTGAATCAGAAGCTCCTGCAGCAGAAGCTCGCCCTGCTCGATGGCGCCGAGGATGCCGTCGTGCTTGCCAGCGGAGTTGCCGCGCTCCACGCGGTGTTTTTCACCACCCTGCACTCCGGTGATCACGCGATCGTCGCCGATCAGACCTACGAGGCCAGTTTTCGGCTCTTTTCTGAGCTCCTGCCCGAGCGCTACGGAATCGAGGCCACGTTCGTTGATACGAGCGATCTGGATGCGGTGCGAGCGGCGATCAAACCCAACACCAAGCTCATCCATGTGGAGACAGTGGCCAACCCTACGACGAGGGTGGCGGATGTCGCAGCTCTCGCCGAGATCGCCCATGCGGCCGGTGCCCTGCTCAGCGTCGACTCGACCTTCACGCCGCCGCCGTTAGCGCGGCCCATCCTCGACGGTGCCGACTTTGTGATCCACTCGCTCACCAAATACATCAACGGCCACGGCGATGCGATGGGAGGGTCTGTCGCGGGGTCATCGGAGCTCATCGGGCGGATCAAGGCAGACGCCATGGTCGATGTCGGTGGCGTTATCAGCCCGTTCAACGCGTGGCTTATTACTCGAGGGTCGGTGACTCTGCCGTTGAGGCTGCGGCAGCATGTGGCATCCGCCCAGAAGGTCGCCGAGTTCTTGGCCTCCGACGGTCGCGTGGCGTACGTCGCCTACCCGGGTCTCGCGTCGCATCCTCAACATGAGCTGGCGTCTCGGGTTCTCTCGGGCTACGGGGCGATGATGGCCTTCGCCGTCAAGGGAGACCCTGACACCCAGAACCGGTTCGTGGCCAACCTTCGCGTCATCACCTCGGCCGTCTCTCTCGGACACGACGAATCGCTCATCGTGCACGTCGGAACGGCGGGGGAGCGCGTGGCCTTCTATCCGGAGGAATTCCGCACGTGGGGTCACCTGCGTCTCTCTGTCGGGCTGGAGGATGTCGACGACCTTCTCGCGGATCTGCGGGCCGCTCTCGACGCCACCTTCTGA
- the tig gene encoding trigger factor, with the protein MKTTVEKLNPTRVKLVISISPEDLKPSIDHAYKHIAEQVNIPGFRKGKVPPAIIDQRVGRAEVLNHAVGEAIDSFYRQAADAEGIRPLGRPEADVTGLPELKDFSGDLEITVEVDVRPEFELPKLDGLELTVDAVEVTDEEVETELNNLLARFGTLVTVDRPAKTGDFAQIDLVATIGGNEVDTAKGISYEIGSGELIDGIDEALDSLTAGESTTFEAPLLGGDNAGENAQISVTVNAVKERELPTADDDFAQIASQFDTIDELKADLREQLGKSKVFGQGTQARDQIVEKLLETVEIPVPAKLVEDEVNRHLENENRLEDDEHRAEVTESSEKTFRTQILLDAVVEAEEIKVGQNELTQYLIQGAAQYNMEPGEFIQILDQNGQIPGMVGEVARGKALASVLSKAKVVDSNGAEVDLSAFTAGVNNDGDADFAEMPAGGSDSHGRQAGDEHFGHDHA; encoded by the coding sequence GTGAAGACCACGGTGGAGAAGCTGAACCCGACGCGCGTCAAGCTCGTCATCTCGATCAGCCCCGAAGACCTCAAGCCCAGCATTGACCACGCCTACAAGCACATTGCGGAGCAGGTCAACATTCCCGGCTTCCGCAAGGGCAAGGTTCCGCCGGCGATCATCGACCAGCGTGTCGGCCGTGCCGAGGTGCTCAACCACGCCGTTGGTGAAGCAATCGACAGCTTCTACCGTCAGGCTGCAGATGCCGAGGGCATCCGTCCGCTTGGTCGCCCCGAGGCCGACGTCACGGGCCTTCCTGAGCTCAAGGACTTCTCCGGCGACCTGGAGATCACGGTTGAGGTCGACGTGCGCCCCGAGTTCGAACTGCCCAAGCTCGACGGTCTTGAGCTCACGGTTGACGCCGTTGAGGTCACCGACGAGGAGGTCGAGACCGAGCTGAACAACCTGCTCGCACGCTTCGGCACCCTCGTAACCGTTGACCGCCCCGCCAAGACGGGCGACTTCGCCCAGATCGACCTGGTCGCCACCATCGGCGGCAACGAGGTTGACACGGCCAAGGGCATCTCCTACGAGATCGGCTCCGGCGAGCTCATTGACGGCATCGACGAGGCGCTTGACTCGCTCACCGCCGGCGAGAGCACCACGTTCGAGGCTCCCCTTCTCGGCGGCGACAATGCCGGCGAGAACGCCCAGATTTCGGTCACCGTCAACGCCGTCAAGGAGCGCGAGCTCCCCACCGCAGACGACGACTTCGCTCAGATCGCCAGCCAGTTCGACACGATTGACGAGCTCAAGGCCGACCTGCGTGAGCAGCTGGGCAAGTCCAAGGTCTTCGGCCAGGGCACGCAGGCTCGCGACCAGATCGTGGAGAAGCTCCTCGAGACTGTCGAGATCCCCGTCCCCGCCAAGCTCGTCGAGGATGAGGTGAACCGTCACCTTGAGAACGAGAACCGCCTCGAAGACGACGAGCACCGCGCCGAGGTCACCGAGTCGAGCGAGAAGACGTTCCGCACCCAGATTCTTCTTGATGCAGTCGTCGAGGCCGAGGAGATCAAGGTCGGCCAGAACGAGCTCACGCAGTACCTCATCCAGGGTGCCGCTCAGTACAACATGGAGCCGGGCGAGTTCATCCAGATCCTCGACCAGAACGGTCAGATCCCCGGAATGGTCGGCGAGGTTGCTCGCGGCAAGGCACTCGCCTCCGTTCTCTCCAAGGCCAAGGTTGTCGACTCCAACGGTGCGGAGGTCGACCTGTCGGCCTTCACCGCCGGTGTCAACAACGATGGTGATGCCGACTTCGCCGAGATGCCGGCCGGTGGCTCGGACAGCCACGGGCGCCAGGCGGGCGACGAGCACTTCGGTCACGACCACGCATAG
- a CDS encoding DUF2510 domain-containing protein, whose protein sequence is MSSTATVTSPATTGAPAGWYHDPLGLPQVRWWNGMMWTNEVQPPRPEIQVSAAYRTPLAGRP, encoded by the coding sequence ATGTCTTCTACCGCAACTGTTACCAGCCCCGCTACGACCGGTGCCCCCGCTGGGTGGTATCACGACCCACTGGGCCTCCCCCAGGTGCGGTGGTGGAACGGCATGATGTGGACGAATGAGGTGCAGCCCCCTCGGCCAGAGATTCAGGTCTCGGCGGCCTATCGGACGCCGCTTGCCGGCCGCCCGTAG
- a CDS encoding SCO7613 C-terminal domain-containing membrane protein has protein sequence MRVENGSGWLGDVRAEWPRSISDLTDTTRCPACFTPLRSAVCSRCGLDLSGAHARELADLSGLIARQLNDRAGLIGHMAEAAQKAAVPAQAVPAHTVPAQSAPAQAAPAQAAPITAPSAPVASPPAAAAPVRPGATPRRSGVQIALLITGISLLSVFAIFFLIYAFINYGLVWRSTIIAVVTVAAFVAASMLRKRRLTASAEAIAVFALLLVYLDAFAIRANSLGGADRIDGRAYWGLVLVGSAIAFILWHRVAGVRAASIVGYSLFAPGVGVLVSALSRSGDSYSSSSTTAFIISIAVALGSLIQMAALAVPEKPGRSASLLPERVIAGATGLIALLLAALFGLTLPASQIPAPVPLAICAGTALLIAVAHSAALRARPSSHFDRVSSIVFAGASGAALAVGAATSTISDRSDESITFIAPALAFGVTVVLLLIRNAVTAQRAQANAAVFAAAGVSALAILPAAFIAVGHWVTFLGDAVDLDPVSSGAAARMPFALVLYSVAALTLAVATTALCLRLVGRFRSALPWLLPSGVAVLLVALTLLPSVWFVLTASTALGTVGLVVLRRMPRSYSAAARTAALGGFATTWLAGWLADDTWLPATIVTVAALVVARIIVCSAAWARALVTGGAVSLSLIGIAYGGWLLAPAGSGNAALTSAAAVAILAGALSAVAALDLGWITTLERRLVWWVTFAALLASAIVWAIYPAENAPPSISLLVFAGASVTAAATALWSIASPLVERFCAALLIAPAFAVALNAAAHLAVPGGLPAGLDAAVAAALIAALALVWTAAPRRGVDIGVALTALLALTVAIGSPNQTGWIVLLVCAVTAAIAASSRDGLVSSRAPRRHLGWLALFLAIAALWWALTDAGISAIEPFVLPPAASLIAIAVLIRIRRNASLSAAQLLFWGLVLAIVPIGLASSGTDTSDLVRAAVVVLVSAILLVVGSAVLSRSQNSAPTTADAALGHTEFSRLAAAAVASAGLVGTALVTLLRAGEAISSPAGVLEMWLAPSVCALILCAAFVSRREQLTAGKVTISGPKLGQALVVAAIATAALYELGAVIATPEGSPVGASLRVVVVVAALSAIHVAAFARRVPLAAAFGSPAAWTAIGFAGVAALVGLAYVEAPEMVTAPVALALIVTGALRLSRNPRSGSWPALGPGLALLLLPTLLLTFTDPVVWRLVALGIVGVATIVAGVALRLQAPFIIGTVVVLVHALRTFAPQIVAIYEAADWYVWAGIGGVLLVAIAIRYEHRMRDVKRAVGSIASLR, from the coding sequence ATGAGAGTGGAAAACGGCAGCGGTTGGCTCGGCGATGTTCGGGCTGAATGGCCCAGGAGTATCTCCGATCTCACCGACACCACGCGGTGCCCAGCGTGCTTCACTCCGTTGCGCAGCGCTGTGTGCTCGCGGTGCGGGCTCGATCTCAGCGGCGCTCACGCACGTGAGCTCGCCGATCTGTCGGGCCTGATTGCACGCCAACTCAACGACCGCGCGGGCCTTATCGGCCACATGGCCGAGGCTGCACAAAAGGCGGCCGTGCCAGCCCAGGCCGTGCCAGCCCACACCGTTCCCGCCCAGTCCGCGCCAGCCCAGGCCGCGCCAGCCCAGGCCGCGCCGATCACCGCCCCCTCCGCCCCCGTCGCTTCCCCACCTGCTGCCGCCGCACCCGTCAGGCCAGGCGCGACACCGCGGCGCTCCGGCGTGCAGATCGCCCTCCTCATCACCGGAATCTCGCTGCTTTCCGTCTTCGCCATTTTCTTTCTGATTTATGCGTTCATCAACTACGGGCTCGTCTGGCGGTCAACCATCATCGCCGTCGTCACGGTGGCGGCCTTCGTCGCGGCATCGATGCTTCGCAAGCGACGACTGACGGCGAGCGCTGAGGCGATTGCGGTTTTCGCCCTTCTCCTCGTATACCTCGATGCCTTCGCGATTCGAGCAAATTCGCTCGGAGGCGCGGATCGGATCGATGGGCGCGCGTACTGGGGACTCGTGCTGGTTGGCAGCGCCATCGCCTTCATCCTGTGGCACAGGGTGGCCGGTGTGCGAGCGGCGAGCATCGTGGGGTACTCGCTCTTTGCCCCGGGGGTTGGAGTGTTGGTCTCGGCCTTGAGCAGGTCAGGCGACAGCTACAGCTCCTCCTCGACAACCGCATTCATCATCAGCATCGCGGTTGCCCTGGGTTCGCTCATCCAGATGGCCGCACTTGCCGTGCCAGAAAAGCCCGGTCGAAGCGCCAGCCTCCTCCCTGAGCGGGTGATCGCTGGCGCGACTGGTCTCATCGCGCTTCTTCTCGCAGCACTCTTCGGACTCACACTGCCCGCATCCCAGATTCCGGCTCCCGTCCCGCTCGCCATCTGCGCGGGAACAGCACTGCTTATTGCCGTCGCGCACAGCGCCGCACTGAGGGCCCGCCCCAGTTCGCACTTCGACCGAGTGTCGTCCATAGTGTTCGCGGGCGCTTCAGGAGCGGCCCTCGCGGTGGGAGCCGCTACCTCAACCATCTCGGATCGCAGTGACGAGTCCATCACATTCATCGCCCCGGCCCTCGCCTTCGGGGTGACAGTCGTGCTGCTCCTCATCCGCAATGCCGTCACCGCGCAGCGGGCCCAGGCAAACGCGGCAGTCTTCGCGGCGGCCGGCGTGTCCGCCCTTGCCATACTCCCCGCAGCATTCATCGCAGTGGGCCACTGGGTCACATTCCTGGGCGACGCAGTAGACCTTGACCCGGTCTCATCGGGCGCCGCCGCGCGTATGCCCTTCGCCCTCGTACTGTATTCGGTCGCTGCGCTCACCCTCGCCGTCGCTACGACGGCACTCTGCCTGCGCCTGGTCGGCAGGTTCCGGTCGGCGTTGCCGTGGCTCCTACCCTCAGGCGTGGCGGTGCTGTTAGTCGCCCTAACACTGCTCCCCTCGGTCTGGTTCGTGCTCACCGCCAGCACCGCCCTCGGCACGGTCGGTCTTGTCGTCCTCCGTCGGATGCCTCGTAGCTACTCCGCGGCAGCACGAACAGCGGCGCTCGGCGGCTTTGCCACCACGTGGCTTGCCGGGTGGCTTGCCGACGACACCTGGCTCCCGGCGACGATCGTGACGGTGGCCGCGCTCGTCGTCGCTCGAATCATCGTGTGCTCCGCTGCGTGGGCTCGCGCGCTTGTCACAGGCGGAGCTGTGTCCCTCAGCCTCATCGGCATCGCCTACGGCGGATGGCTTCTCGCCCCTGCTGGTTCGGGCAACGCTGCACTCACGTCCGCCGCGGCGGTGGCCATTCTGGCCGGAGCGCTCAGCGCCGTAGCCGCGCTGGACCTGGGCTGGATCACCACGCTAGAACGACGTCTCGTGTGGTGGGTCACCTTCGCTGCCCTCCTCGCGTCGGCCATAGTGTGGGCCATCTATCCGGCAGAGAATGCGCCCCCCTCCATCTCGCTGTTGGTCTTTGCCGGTGCATCTGTGACCGCTGCCGCCACAGCGCTCTGGAGCATCGCCTCTCCCCTGGTCGAACGGTTCTGCGCAGCTTTGCTCATCGCACCCGCCTTCGCAGTGGCGCTGAACGCAGCGGCGCATCTGGCTGTTCCCGGCGGGCTGCCTGCTGGGCTGGACGCCGCCGTGGCTGCAGCGCTCATCGCTGCGCTTGCCCTGGTGTGGACTGCAGCACCCCGGCGTGGCGTGGATATCGGCGTCGCCCTAACAGCTCTGCTGGCGCTCACCGTGGCAATCGGGTCGCCCAACCAAACGGGCTGGATTGTGCTGCTTGTCTGCGCCGTGACCGCGGCGATCGCTGCCAGCTCACGCGATGGTCTCGTCAGCTCTCGGGCGCCTCGACGCCACCTCGGATGGCTTGCGCTGTTCTTAGCGATAGCCGCGCTCTGGTGGGCACTGACCGACGCCGGAATCAGCGCCATTGAACCGTTCGTCCTGCCCCCGGCCGCTTCTCTCATCGCCATCGCCGTTCTCATCCGGATCCGTCGGAACGCTTCGCTCTCAGCGGCGCAGCTTCTTTTCTGGGGGCTCGTGCTCGCGATCGTGCCGATCGGGCTCGCCTCCTCCGGCACCGACACGAGCGACCTGGTGCGGGCGGCTGTCGTTGTGCTCGTCTCCGCGATACTGCTGGTTGTCGGATCAGCCGTGCTGAGTCGCTCGCAAAACTCAGCCCCGACTACGGCCGACGCCGCCCTTGGGCATACTGAGTTCTCCCGGCTCGCGGCGGCAGCAGTTGCTAGTGCCGGGCTTGTAGGCACCGCTCTCGTCACCCTTCTCCGCGCCGGAGAAGCGATCTCCTCGCCAGCAGGGGTGCTGGAGATGTGGCTTGCACCATCGGTCTGTGCGCTCATCCTGTGTGCCGCATTCGTGAGCCGCCGGGAGCAGCTCACCGCGGGCAAAGTGACCATCAGCGGTCCAAAGCTCGGCCAGGCGCTCGTCGTCGCCGCGATCGCCACAGCCGCCCTTTACGAACTCGGTGCGGTGATTGCCACGCCCGAAGGCTCGCCTGTCGGCGCATCCCTCCGCGTCGTCGTGGTCGTCGCGGCGCTGAGCGCGATTCACGTCGCAGCATTCGCACGCCGCGTGCCGCTCGCCGCAGCGTTCGGCTCCCCTGCGGCCTGGACCGCCATCGGGTTTGCCGGGGTCGCCGCTCTCGTCGGGCTCGCCTACGTTGAGGCGCCGGAGATGGTCACAGCACCGGTGGCCTTGGCCCTGATCGTCACCGGAGCGCTACGCCTTTCTCGCAACCCCCGGAGCGGGAGCTGGCCAGCACTGGGCCCGGGCCTCGCACTACTACTGCTGCCCACACTCCTGCTCACGTTCACCGACCCCGTCGTCTGGAGGCTCGTCGCTCTCGGCATCGTCGGAGTCGCGACAATCGTCGCTGGCGTTGCGCTTCGGCTGCAAGCGCCGTTCATCATCGGAACCGTTGTGGTGCTGGTGCACGCCCTGAGAACGTTTGCGCCGCAGATCGTAGCGATCTACGAAGCCGCGGACTGGTATGTCTGGGCCGGAATCGGCGGAGTGCTGCTCGTGGCCATCGCCATCCGATACGAACACCGGATGCGGGACGTCAAGCGGGCCGTCGGCAGCATCGCCTCCCTCCGCTAG